Part of the Ctenopharyngodon idella isolate HZGC_01 chromosome 24, HZGC01, whole genome shotgun sequence genome, AGATGAGCCCCTAtcagtgcacacacacaaagaaacacGTCACTAGAGCAAAGTGTGGCGAGACCTATCCGGCGCGAAATCAACAAACTCTTTGCTTCTATAGTTCACAGAAAATCTGGAAGAACAATTCTGATTGGTTTCTTCAAATGTccttttcatgaaaaaaaaaaagatgacatCAAGTTTTtttctatgtgtgtgtatttttttccccttccatTTGGATTTTCTTCCAAAAGTCCCAGAAGACCTGGAACGATCCTTCGAGGAAGTTGTTTTCTTTTCTCCGCCCCGGTGGTTAATGTTTTTAACGATATTTCGGTTGGATCTACGACACGTCACTCACAGCACACGGACAACAAGGGATCCCGAGAAAAAGAGGGACTTCACTACTATTGTGCCAGCGATAAAGAGAAACcacagagaaaaaaagcaaaagagaCAAGGATGGTGGAGTCCATTTGCTGTCTGTAAGTCTCCAGATGGCGTAAGATTTCAATGTCTGCGGCTTTCAGCTGAACCAATTGGAGCTGTTTActtaagaagaagaagaagaagaagaaagagagaagggaggatagatagaaagagagatggaagGAACAAAGATACGGAAAGTCAGTTCAAGTGGGAAAGATGAGGAAAAGGCTTGGAGAGGTCAGGGATTTAGAGAAAAACAACTATAAATGGTGACGAGAAAAAAATGAGACTGTTAATGGCAAGAGGGCGTCGCATTTCCCCTCATGGCTTTAATTACAGCGGCCCTCCGGGGCCGTCGGACGCGCACGGGATGTCTGCGACCTGGAAAAATACAATTCCCAGAGCTCCTGCGACTTGATCCGTTTCAGCAGTGGCCAATTTAAAGGCTGCCAAATGAGCTCCCATGAGCCTCCGGGTCTAGACGTGGGGTTGGTTGAATGAGACGAGGGACGGGGCCGAGGTGACGCGTTCACACATCAGAAAGATGTCAGACCTCTCCAGCCTGAGGAACACGGGGGAATGacggctaaaaaaaaaaacaaaacaggaagAAAACATCATCCTGGTAACGTGTAGTTGCGGCACAAGCGCTCTCAGAGCATCTTTAAATGGCTTTGTTGGATTTCGTGACTATCCCAGAGTCCCGAACGGATGCTAATGCACAAAATATCAAAGAACCGTTTGTGTAATTAGCAACTGGTAAATATGCAGGCCTTTATACTACATGTTACCAGAGTAAATCGAGACGAAAGTGGAGGAGAGATTCAGAAGCTCAAAGGTTAAAGGTTACAAGAGTGGATGGCTAAAAGTACCCGTGTTGTGCCGTCTGGCAGCAAGTTAGTCTTGTGCATAAGGACGGGGTTTCGGGTCAAAGGTCAAATGGGGTCGGAGGGAAAAATGGGAGATGGAGAGGGCGAATCAGGCTTTGAGGGCGTGCCACTGCGCCACGTTTGTACGTGGCCGGCTCAACATGTCCTTCCAGTGTTTGACCTCAGCAGGACCGCTCTTCCATGACAAGTAAATCTgagagagagaacgagaaaGAGATGATGGTAAACAAGATTGAAGAACACAGCAGGGTTCCCGCAGCGCTCATTCCAGGTAGGGAATCGTAAAGAATTTAACGACTCGTTTCCAATTCCACTAAATGACTCCAATTCCTAAATGATTCCATTAACGATTCTTTTAGTACTTTTGAACAACCCTATCTTCAGTTGTCGTGCCGTGACttcgaggtacgtaccgaactgtcacgtttgtgtaccgttacacccctaatatatgtattatctatctatctatctatctatctatctgtacacatttttaaaaatattttcaaatttcttttttaaagcatACTGCTTTTATAGATAAATCTCAAATCACTGATAAACGAGTTAGGTCagaagtaatctaaaagtaaccTAATTATATTACCTAAAATCAATGACTACACTTTATGTCATGTAATATGAAATCAGTAGCGGATTATAATTTGTAAGTAATTTACGCAgtactgtttttatatatatatatacaatagcATACACAGCATGCACATATCGTCACCTTTCCAATGACATCGTTGCGGCTCAGTCGATCCTTATCCATGAcggtgatgatgatggtggtcTCTCGGAGAACATGTGCGGGCACGTCAAAAGGAAAGGATTCGTTAAAAACGGGGTTCAGGCAGCGTTTGATGGTCACTGTCTTCTTCTTCTCCACTCGCTTGTCTTTGTGCATTAGCCATACTTTGACATAGGGGTctacagccaatcagagaacGAGAGGGCGTGAGTTATGCAAATGACACATGCAGCTATTCAACCagtgtttttgttattatacGTGAGCCTGAGTACCTGAGGTGCCCCCGATGTCCATGGCTTTGAGGTTGCGAGCTTTTATGATGTTAACAGTGATGGTGTTGGCAGTGGGGTTATAACACAGAGACAACAGCAGATCGCCACGTCTTccctacaacacacacacaaacagaccaCATGTCTTGACACAAGCTTGAAAGAGGTTTGAGAGTTACGGCGGGACGATTTACAGAAAATAATGCCATAAAGTTCAGTCTGTTACTCACACAAagcttggaatatagtgcaatATATGGACTAAAAAAGATGTTTCTTTACACATaatacaacctgaattccagaaatgttgggacgtttttaaaatttgaataaaatgaaaactaaaagacgttcaaatcacatgagccaacattttattcacaatagaacatagataacataacaaatgtttaaacggagaaattttacacttttatccactaaatgagctcatttcaaatttgatgcctgctacaggtctcaaaaaagttggcacgggggcaacaaatggctcaaaaagcaagacattttgaaaagattcagctgggagaacatctagcaactaattaagttaattgaaatcagatctgtaacatgattagctataaaagggatgtcttagagaggcagagtctctcagaagtaaagataggcagagctgtgaaagagtgcgtaaaaagattgtggaatactttaaaaacaatgttcctcaacgtcaaattgcaaaggctttgtaaatctcatcatctacagtgcataacatcatcaaaagattcagagaaactggagaaatctctgtgcgtaagggaaaAGGCAGAAGACCTTtgttggatgcccgtggtcttcgggccctcagacgacactgcatcactcatcggcatgattgtgtcaatgacattactaaatgggcccaggaatacttccagaaaccactgtcggtaaacacaatccgccgtgccatctgcagatgccaactaaagctcgaTCGTGCAAAAAGGAAGcgtatgtgaacatggtccagaagcgccgtcgtgtcctgtgggccaaggctcatttaaaatggactgtttcaaagtggaaaagtgttctatggtcagacgagtccgaatttgacattcttgttggaaatcacggacgccgtgtcctctgggctaaagaggagggagaccttccagcgtgttatcagtgttcagttcaaaagccagcatctctgatggtatgggggtgcataagtgcataccgTATGGGCAGCTTgaatgttttggaaggcactatgaatgctgaaaggtatataaaggttttagagcaacatatgtgtatttcagcaggacaatgcaaaaccacatactgcagctttTACAACAGCATGACTTCGTCgcagaagagtccgggtgctgaattggcctgcctgcagtccagatctttcacctatagagaaaaatcctcAGTAGCTGGAAacctggaaacctatatcataTCAataccaaaactccagaaactcataacctcgatgtccagatgtcttcacactgttttgaaaagaagaggagatgctacaccatggtaaacatgcccccgtcccaacttttttgagacctgtagcaggcatcaaatttgaaatgagctcattttgtgcataaaattgtaaaaatttctcagtttaaacatttgttatgttatctatgttctattgtgactAAAATATTggttcatgtgatttgaaagtcttttagttttcattttattcaaattatatttttctccatatagtggacttcactggggttcaacaggttgaaggtccaaatgtcagtttcagtgcagctttaaagggctctacacgattctggacgaggaataagggtcttatctagagaaacgatctgccattttctaaaaaaaaattaaaattatatacttttaaaccacaaatgctcatcttgcactgctctgcaatgcaCCACGCAtcacgtaatcacgttggaaaggtggaaaacttccattatatgaatcacagaggaccacagtttcagctaaaaatcttctttactgttttactgaagagaaaaagtcacctacatcttggagggtgagtaaatgaacagcaaattttcattttttgggtgaactatccctttaagagtccACATTgtccattgtatggaaaagttCACTCACGGCTCCATCACTGCAGGGTTTAAGATCCTTCCAGAAGGACTTCAGCTGTCCGAGCTCCACTTTATTCAGAGGGATGGAGACCTCTCCGATCGGGTCGTTACGACTGAACCGATCGTAATCCAGCACCTGGAGATACAACGTTCGTTCCCGCACCTTCTCATACGGGAACCCTGAGGAGGTGTAATGAAGGGAAGATTAGATTCAGATTTACCAGTGTCATTACCATTTTTTTCACTGTGACAGTATTTTCCGGATGATTCAGCATATTTCCctccaaattctcattactgtcatgtaaaaattataataacaaacaaaaacccTCTCATTATTGTAACAAGACCTGACGGTTTACTTTTAcagcctttttttttgtcattttcattattCTCATGCTGATTCTCATTAGATTTTAATTGTTCAAATACAGTTTTTTCATCAGTATTACAGTAAACGATTACAATTGAACCCATCATGACcttttcttcaaaatttcttctAATTTTGGGATGAAATATGACCTAGACATGTACTTCACAGGTTTTGTGAgacatatttttattaagcaagAGATTTCATCTATAACTAAGATGTTAGGAAACATGGGTGATCCACAACTGACCTTCAAAAAGGAAGGTTTCATTCCAGTGAGGGTTGAGATTTTTCCTCTTGACTTTGGTCTCGAGTTTGTGCTTTCTGTCGGGCAGCAGGTAGATTTTGACGAAGGGGTCGGAGGTCCCAGAGAAGTCTTTAGCGGGCAGGTCTTGACCTTTGAGTATCTTCACCGTCAGAGTCGTGTCTTGGAAGCTGTAGCCCAAGCTGAACTGAATCCGGCCCAGTTTCTCGCTCACTGGACCTTCGTGGTCGTCGTCTTCCGACCCCGGAGACAACTAAAGAGAGcatgagagagaaagatgaaCGTGAAGATCGGCGCTgtgacaaaaaacacaaaagcacACACACTTCAGCCTAACCAAAGATCTGCTATAAAGCAATCTGGAGTGTTTTAACACCTGACGTTATTATTGATCAAGAAACACACAGAGGCATGTCTTAAGATATTAAAGACAGCAGAAATCTAAGCACTGGATAAAGCTaggttcaaaattcttgtttcattCTGTTGACATAGTAcagttaaaggtttttacagaggagatttctctttttatcacttcataaatcagaaaatactgtcaacagccagacaaaaatacatgttttaggaataaaatgtcaGGTGAATGACCAAATATCAGTACAAACCTTGAGAACAGACAGGAATAAAACGTAAATTTTGGTgcaagtggagatttctgactttTCTGAAGTATTTTGAGAAAAcagcctttaaagatatgtattgtagttgaaatctacagatgcaaatagataaagtgcaataaaataaacacttaaagtgTATTTTGGTCTGAAACAACACGTTATGAAAtagcccaaaatctcaaaattgaccagcgcattaaaaaacaatgtttttgcctgtagtgtcttgccttaaagtgccccattatggtttttcaaatattacctttcatgttgtgtgtaatatagctgtttgtgaatgtaaaaggtctgcaaagttttaaagatcaaagttcACGACAAATAAAGTTACTGTCGCTAAAAGAAAGaactgattctgaactgcctgaaatgtAGGTGtataacaaatttgcataatgccagtctatggtcttcattggctgcccgcgaacaacatctactttgcCCCTCCCTCAAAcgctgtagttgtagctgaccAATCTGAGCAGAGTACACCAATCACTacagactgagccatctgaccaatcagagcagaggaggGGTTTAAGGAGACAGGATCCTTGATTGAACtgtttcagactctttgaggtGATGTTTAAGGTATATtctgagaaaattaaagtgttttttgacattgaaagcatgtaaacctattgtaggagactccaaaacaaaattaggagcctttaaaataacatgatGGGGCACTTTACGAGTTTTATTTGAGACACTCAGCAGCTATTTGAAGGCTAAAAAGCACCTATTTACCAACGTCAGCCTTTTAGCAAATCAGTTTCCAAccaattaatattcatgagcaacACTTTAAAACGCCCCTGGTTACTTTACATGTGGTTCAGACGTTCCTCTTCCCGTCTAAAGGGGCCGAACGAGCTGCAATGTGATTCAGTCAGACAGACTATGCAGGACCAGGATGCTACATGCAAACACACTGTCCTACCATCACCATGTCTCCAGTGAGCGAGTTGGCAAGGTCAGACACTGAAGAATGGCCGTCGGCATCTGGCGGCTGACCCTTAGGACTGTTAGCCGGCTTATTCCCCATATTCCTACTGCAGggtgagagacagacagagagaaacacAGGTTACTAAAAATACCAGTCATGTGTGACTTGCCCTGCGTTTCTTTCTCTTTGCCACAGAATCAAACCCAGATGACCTTTTGACCTCTATGAGCGTCGACTCGTGTTATTCTGACCGGCTTCATCACACATTTTAGAAACGGACAAGAATATGAAGAAGACAAATTAATAACAAGCATGAGAATGATTTTTACTTTCGATCACTtgaacacaataaaataaagccacaacagagaaatagaaaagaaaaagcacatagttcaaactttgacacATTTCCtgttataaaacataaaaacattgtgTTACCTCAGTTTATAACACACCATAAACTGCCAATATTCAGGGTTATTAAATATCTCAGCAAACACATAAAGCTGTCAATTCATCACGCCACGGTGCGGTCCGTTTCGTTTTCCAGGGGTTGGTGTCCGAAGTCGGATTTGGGCGGCTGGCCTGGACTGGAAAATCGACTTAATATGGGAATAATATGGGTTAAGTACAAGTAAAGCTGATTTATAGGCATTTGTAGTATAATGCTCATTACCACAgacaataattttgacttaaaaaaatgtttgtagccacagaaaataattttgacacaTTACTCcgtttaataaaattaattaaactgtAATTAAACTGTATTGCAACAGAAAATAATTGTGACTCATTGCTCAGTTaaagtaataaagtaaaataaaataaaataaataaaataggttTAATGCTACAGAAAATATTTTGCACTCATCTGtccatttaataaaataaaataaaatgaataaaataaaataaaatgaataaaataaaataaaattaatacaataaaataagtttaatgtTACAGAAAATATTTTGCACTCATCTGtccatttaataaataaaataaaataaaataaaataaaataaaataggtttaATGCTACAGAAAATATTCTTCACTCATCTGtccatttaataaaataataaaaaaataaataaaataaataaacaaataaaataaaataaaataaaataaaataaaataaaataaaataaaataggtgtAATGCTACAGAAAATATTCTTGACTCATCGgtccatttaaaaaatgttttttttttttttaaattaataaaataaataaaaaaataaaataaaataaaataaaattaataaaataaaataaaataaaataaaataactcattggtccatttaaaaaatgtttttttttttaattaataaaataataaaattaaataggtGTAATGctacagaaaatatttttgactCATTGgtccatttaaaaaatgttttttttttttttttaaattaataataaaataaaataaaataaaataaaataggtttaatgctacagaaaatatttttcacTCATCTGtccatttaataaaataaaaaaaataataaaataaaataaaataaaatagttttaatgctacagaaaatatttttcacTCATCTGtccatttaataaaataaaataaatgtaaaaaacatgtaaaaaagaataagaataaagaataaaacaaaataaaattaaataaaatggagggtttaaaagcagaaaGCAAGCTCATATTTTGTCAAAGCTCTTACATGTATTAAATTATCCAGTAAAATGTTTCTAGGCAGATAACATGAGGTCACGACATTGaagttaaaatgattatttctgTGGTAAgtaacattatgccacaaatgctgtcgaTCGAGCATAACATGTACTAAACCCCTAAAATATTCCTTGAATGTTTGACTTAACTACTCAACTAGTTGACAGGACAAAACTAAACCAGAGCAGGGgccaaaagagagagagagaaaaagagagacagacagagaagtgGAAGAGGACAAATGCTGACATCTGAATGAAACTGAGTGATCAGATACAGTTCAGATACAAACCgagagacagaaacactgagagAGACACACAAGACAGCTACAGGATGAACATAGAAAAGCGATGAGGGCGGCACACGGATACAGACGAAACTGAGACACGGTAACAGctggagggagaaagagagacaaaaGACAGCTTAAGAGGAAAAGAGGCGCTTTTCTGTGATGGAAAGGCAGAAGATTATTCGCATGACTGGAGAGTCAAACAAAACCATGAGAGAGACGTCAACCAAACCAGCACAGctgcaggagagagagagcgagagaagaCAAGAAACCCTGGAGTCAGTCAGAGAGAAAGGAGAGTTAAACGAAAGCACACACAGAGCCAGAAATGCTCGAGATTAGTTCTACACAAAAGAAACGAAggaaaagaaagacaaagagaCCAGGAAGGAAGCGGTTTGTTTCCGGAGAGAGGTGAAGCtttgaagagaaagagagaaaatgagCGCTGGAAAGACAAAAGAGAGAGGAGGAGTAAACAAATAGTGTAAAGGAACACAGCAAATGGCACATACAGTCGAACACAGAGagcaggaggagagagagacatCCGGGAGGATCACGCTGTCTTTAGACTGGCAGGGAAATGTCATGCGCTTTCTCGCTTTGAATGCGCTTTTGTTTCATCGTTTACTCGCCCTCGTGTCGCTCCAAACCTGGaggactttctttcttctgtgggacgtgagagaagatattttgaaaaatgttccaAATCCATTTGATAATCTAATGGTAAATTCAATGAAAGTGGATGGTGACCACacggctgtcaagctccaaaaaagacacaaaaacacCAAA contains:
- the syt7a gene encoding synaptotagmin-7 isoform X4, which encodes MYLNREEEYSKGSFSLSVLLVSLAVTVCGVWLVALCGVCGWCQRKLGKRNKPGVESVGSPDSGRGRGEKKAINRNMGNKPANSPKGQPPDADGHSSVSDLANSLTGDMVMLSPGSEDDDHEGPVSEKLGRIQFSLGYSFQDTTLTVKILKGQDLPAKDFSGTSDPFVKIYLLPDRKHKLETKVKRKNLNPHWNETFLFEGFPYEKVRERTLYLQVLDYDRFSRNDPIGEVSIPLNKVELGQLKSFWKDLKPCSDGAGRRGDLLLSLCYNPTANTITVNIIKARNLKAMDIGGTSDPYVKVWLMHKDKRVEKKKTVTIKRCLNPVFNESFPFDVPAHVLRETTIIITVMDKDRLSRNDVIGKIYLSWKSGPAEVKHWKDMLSRPRTNVAQWHALKA
- the syt7a gene encoding synaptotagmin-7 isoform X5; amino-acid sequence: MYLNREEEYSKGSFSLSVLLVSLAVTVCGVWLVALCGVCGWCQRKLGKRNKPGVESVGSPDSGRGRGEKKAINDLDRDFWNNNDSSSVQQRWSSYPPKEFVLNISPYAPYGDPRLSLKEGKMVVLSLAIGLAEQDDFANLPDLQEVPPSQETPPDKSRNMGNKPANSPKGQPPDADGHSSVSDLANSLTGDMVMLSPGSEDDDHEGPVSEKLGRIQFSLGYSFQDTTLTVKILKGQDLPAKDFSGTSDPFVKIYLLPDRKHKLETKVKRKNLNPHWNETFLFEGFPYEKVRERTLYLQVLDYDRFSRNDPIGEVSIPLNKVELGQLKSFWKDLKPCSDGAGRRGDLLLSLCYNPTANTITVNIIKARNLKAMDIGGTSDPYVKVWLMHKDKRVEKKKTVTIKRCLNPVFNESFPFDVPAHVLRETTIIITVMDKDRLSRNDVIGKIYLSWKSGPAEVKHWKDMLSRPRTNVAQWHALKA
- the syt7a gene encoding synaptotagmin-7 isoform X3; amino-acid sequence: MMTGGIKAGRWQTVQSRLHSGDFKNGNLSDHTLSSTETLDHIPSMGATPRPRTLLRQQSLQQPLIQAPAPNLASRPPISQSLGQLHTQPGSGGGGGAGPGGGGGAGSRNSRGGPAGGGASRYRSGGAGGRASHGNPGSVDHMMGQIKKRGLDVKSFLEGKMVVLSLAIGLAEQDDFANLPDLQEVPPSQETPPDKSRNMGNKPANSPKGQPPDADGHSSVSDLANSLTGDMVMLSPGSEDDDHEGPVSEKLGRIQFSLGYSFQDTTLTVKILKGQDLPAKDFSGTSDPFVKIYLLPDRKHKLETKVKRKNLNPHWNETFLFEGFPYEKVRERTLYLQVLDYDRFSRNDPIGEVSIPLNKVELGQLKSFWKDLKPCSDGAGRRGDLLLSLCYNPTANTITVNIIKARNLKAMDIGGTSDPYVKVWLMHKDKRVEKKKTVTIKRCLNPVFNESFPFDVPAHVLRETTIIITVMDKDRLSRNDVIGKIYLSWKSGPAEVKHWKDMLSRPRTNVAQWHALKA